One genomic window of Misgurnus anguillicaudatus chromosome 12, ASM2758022v2, whole genome shotgun sequence includes the following:
- the aebp1a gene encoding adipocyte enhancer-binding protein 1 isoform X3, with protein sequence MRTLRVSLCAAVLGLCWIVILVINVELVDAATQSNQRSRNIQTRKNSNVPSKREELHDGLSEDTQMDEAGMDDVEKEKPKGKKSPEEVLAAKAKKAAEKEAKAKKPKPTKKPKAPKPTKKPKPTKKPKAPKPTKKPKGLKPTTTPKSKETSVTRKPSMVEEEEKAIVDIQSKKEDTTPPLSKAHDPDYWDARYEVTEPDLIPKPDKKPPGGIDDPSIYLPIPEETSSSPPTVAAWYEEYDYPDLAAKKLEEEMEKERKAREEKAEKLRKMWEEEEEEKKKQTLPLAEPKKCPPLGLESHRVEDDQIMASSSSHHGFSALRGRLNMQSSADEEDVYGGAWCADTEEKEHWFQLDARREVEFTGIITQGRNSESNNDFVSSYYVGFSNDSRDWTMLHDGYAEWLFYGNVDKETPVMNEFSYTVVARYIRVFPQSWNGSLCMRLEVLGCQVPTSYLTENEVQPTDDLDYRHHNYKEMRQMMKVINEECPNITRIYNIGKSSQGLKMYAMEISDNPGEHERGEPEFRYTAGLHGNEVLGRELLLLLMQFICKEYNDDNPRIRRLVEGVRIHLVPSLNPDAYELAYEMGSEMGNWALGHWTEEGYDIFQNFPDLNSILWGAEDRGWVPRIIPNHHIPIPENFLNGSVAVETKAIIGWMERTPFVLGANLQGGEKIVVYPFDMQRPPRAAGADGRGSQPRLEYHQMNEETWARIQRQNEGALRETADENLFRWLAMTYAHSHLTLTETQRGSCHTDDITGGQGIINRASWKPVVGSMNDFSYLHTNCFEISIFLGCDKFPHESELAMEWENNREALLAFIEQVHRGIKGVVRDIDGNLVANATVSVEGIKHDVKTAATGDYWRLLNPGEYRVTARADGYSSQTRLCIVGYDANASPCSFTLTKSNWDRIRQIMAQTGKRPRVVTSSTRGTNSRVSVKGSTGSTTGPQNERLRRLRLMRLRKLRLERMKASTTTVATTTTTTTTRPPTTTTTSTEEATTSWYDSWFGGDGATTQDYNFEYRIDDY encoded by the exons ATGCGGACATTGAGGGTTTCTCTGTGTGCTGCTGTGCTCGGCCTGTGCTGGATTGTGATACTTGTGATTAATGTTGAATTAGTTGATGCTGCAACTCAGTCCAACCAGAGGAGCAGGAACATCCAGACGAGGAAAAATAGCAACGTTCCCTCAAAAAGAGAAGAATTACATGATGGACTTTCAGAGGATACTCAAATGGATGAAGCCGGAATGGATGATGTTGAAAAAGAAAAACCGAAGGGTAAAAAGAGTCCTGAGGAGGTATTAGCTG CCAAGGCAAAGAAGGCAGCCGAGAAAGAAGCCAAAGCCAAGAAACCGAAACCGACAAAGAAACCCAAAGCCCCAAAACCAACAAAGAAACCAAAACCAACAAAGAAACCCAAAGCACCAAAGCCCACCAAGAAACCAAAGGGACTGAAGCCCACCACGACACCAAAGAGCAAAGAAACGTCAGTAACCAGAAAGCCATCGATGGTGGAAGAAGAAGAGAAGGCCATAG tAGACATTCAGAGCAAGAAAGAAGACACGACACCTCCACTAAGCAAAGCACATGACCCTGATTACTGGGATGCGAGAT ATGAAGTAACAGAGCCGGACCTCATTCCTAAACCTGACAAAAAGCCCCCGGGTGGCATTGATGACCCATCTATATACTTACCTATCCCAG AGGAAACCAGCAGCTCCCCCCCAACAGTTGCCGCCTGGTATGAAGAATATGATTACCCCGACC TGGCTGCAAAGAAGCTGGAGGAGGAGatggagaaagaaagaaaggccAGAGAGGAGAAGG CAGAAAAACTTCGGAAAATGTGggaagaggaagaggaggagaaaAAAAAGCAAACGCTTCCTCTGGCTGAGCCAAAGA AATGTCCTCCTCTCGGTCTGGAATCCCATCGGGTGGAAGATGATCAGATAATGGCATCTTCGTCATCTCATCATGGATTTTCAGCCCTAAGAGGACGTCTGAACATGCAG AGTTCAGCGGATGAGGAAGATGTTTACGGTGGAGCGTGGTGTGCTGACACAGAGGAGAAGGAGCACTGGTTTCAGCTGGACGCCCGACGTGAGGTCGAGTTTACGGGAATCATCACACAGGGCAGAAACTCTGAGTCAAATAA TGATTTTGTTTCGTCATACTATGTGGGCTTCAGTAATGACAGCCGTGATTGGACGATGCTTCATGACGGTTATGCCGAATGG CTCTTTTATGGGAATGTGGATAAGGAGACGCCTGTGATGAACgagttctcgtataccgtggtGGCGCGTTACATCCGTGTCTTCCCGCAGAGCTGGAACGGCAGCTTGTGTATGAGATTGGAGGTGCTTGGATGCCAAGTACCCA CGAGTTATCTGACTGAGAACGAAGTGCAGCCCACCGATGACCTAGATTACAGACATCACAACTACAAAGAGATGAGACAG ATGATGAAGGTGATAAACGAAGAATGTCCCAACATCACCAGAATATATAACATTGGCAAAAGCTCTCAAGGGCTGAAGATGTACGCCATGGAGATCTCAGATAACCCTGGGGAACATGAAAGAG GTGAGCCAGAATTTCGTTACACCGCAGGGCTTCATGGGAATGAGGTTCTGGGTCGGGAACTTTTGCTCCTCCTGATGCAGTTCATATGTAAAGAATACAACGATGACAACCCGCGAATCCGACGCCTCGTGGAGGGAGTTCGCATTCACCTTGTGCCGTCACTCAACCCTGATGCCTACGAACTCGCCTATGAAATG GGCTCTGAAATGGGAAACTGGGCTTTGGGCCATTGGACAGAGGAAGGCTATGACATTTTCCAGAACTTCCCAGATCTGAACAGTATTCTGTGGGGTGCGGAGGACAGGGGATGGGTGCCGCGGATTATTCCAAATCACCATATTCCCATTCCGGAAAATTTCCTTAATGGTTCT GTTGCTGTTGAAACCAAAGCCATTATCGGGTGGATGGAGAGGACACCGTTTGTTCTGGGGGCAAACCTTCAGGGCGGGGAGAAGATCGTCGTCTACCCCTTCGACATGCAGCGTCCACCCCGGGCCGCAGGAGCCGATGGCAGGGGGAGTCAACCGAGGCTGGAGTATCACCAGATGAATGAAGAGACGTGGGCCAGGATCCAACGTCAGAATGAGGGCGCTCTGCGTGAGACCGCCGATGAAAACCTCTTCCGCTGGTTGGCCATGACGTACGCTCACAGTCATCTCACCTTGACGGAGACCCAGCGTGGTTCTTGTCACACAGATGACATCACAGGCGGCCAGGGCATCATCAACCGTGCCAGCTGGAAACCTGTTGTGGGCA GCATGAATGACTTCAGCTATTTGCACACAAACTGTTTCGAGATCTCCATCTTTCTGGGCTGTGATAAATTCCCTCACGAGTCTGAACTGGCGATGGAGTGGGAAAACAATCGAGAAGCTCTTCTGGCTTTTATCGAACAG GTGCACCGTGGTATCAAAGGGGTTGTGAGAGACATAGATGGAAATCTTGTAGCAAATGCAACAGTGTCTGTGGAGGGCATCAAACATGACGTCAAAACAG cTGCAACTGGTGACTACTGGAGACTTCTGAACCCAGGCGAGTATCGTGTTACGGCGAGGGCAGACGGGTACTCTTCGCAGACTCGTCTTTGCATTGTGGGCTACGACGCCAACGCATCGCCCTGCAGCTTCACTTTAACCAAATCCAACTGGGATCGGATTCGACAGATCATGGCTCAGACTGGGAAGAGGCCAAGGGTGGTCACCAGCAGCACGAGAGGCACAAACAGCCGTGTCAGTGTTAAAGGGAGTACAGGGTCCACCACGGGCCCCCAGAATGAACGTCTGCGCCGACTACGTCTGATGCGTCTGCGCAAGCTACGACTGGAGAGGATGAAGGCCAGTACGACCACAGTGGCCACCACAACGACTACGACTACCACCCGTCCACCCACCACCACAACAACGTCCACAGAAGAGGCAACAACCTCGTGGTATGATTCGTGGTTCGGCGGGGACGGTGCCACCACTCAAGACTATAACTTTGAGTACAGAATCGATGATTATTAG
- the aebp1a gene encoding adipocyte enhancer-binding protein 1 isoform X1 — protein sequence MRTLRVSLCAAVLGLCWIVILVINVELVDAATQSNQRSRNIQTRKNSNVPSKREELHDGLSEDTQMDEAGMDDVEKEKPKGKKSPEEVLAAKAKKAAEKEAKAKKPKPTKKPKAPKPTKKPKPTKKPKAPKPTKKPKGLKPTTTPKSKETSVTRKPSMVEEEEKAIVFPTESSKKTEIKSDDVDIQSKKEDTTPPLSKAHDPDYWDARYEVTEPDLIPKPDKKPPGGIDDPSIYLPIPEETSSSPPTVAAWYEEYDYPDLAAKKLEEEMEKERKAREEKAEKLRKMWEEEEEEKKKQTLPLAEPKKCPPLGLESHRVEDDQIMASSSSHHGFSALRGRLNMQSSADEEDVYGGAWCADTEEKEHWFQLDARREVEFTGIITQGRNSESNNDFVSSYYVGFSNDSRDWTMLHDGYAEWLFYGNVDKETPVMNEFSYTVVARYIRVFPQSWNGSLCMRLEVLGCQVPTSYLTENEVQPTDDLDYRHHNYKEMRQMMKVINEECPNITRIYNIGKSSQGLKMYAMEISDNPGEHERGEPEFRYTAGLHGNEVLGRELLLLLMQFICKEYNDDNPRIRRLVEGVRIHLVPSLNPDAYELAYEMGSEMGNWALGHWTEEGYDIFQNFPDLNSILWGAEDRGWVPRIIPNHHIPIPENFLNGSVAVETKAIIGWMERTPFVLGANLQGGEKIVVYPFDMQRPPRAAGADGRGSQPRLEYHQMNEETWARIQRQNEGALRETADENLFRWLAMTYAHSHLTLTETQRGSCHTDDITGGQGIINRASWKPVVGSMNDFSYLHTNCFEISIFLGCDKFPHESELAMEWENNREALLAFIEQVHRGIKGVVRDIDGNLVANATVSVEGIKHDVKTAATGDYWRLLNPGEYRVTARADGYSSQTRLCIVGYDANASPCSFTLTKSNWDRIRQIMAQTGKRPRVVTSSTRGTNSRVSVKGSTGSTTGPQNERLRRLRLMRLRKLRLERMKASTTTVATTTTTTTTRPPTTTTTSTEEATTSWYDSWFGGDGATTQDYNFEYRIDDY from the exons ATGCGGACATTGAGGGTTTCTCTGTGTGCTGCTGTGCTCGGCCTGTGCTGGATTGTGATACTTGTGATTAATGTTGAATTAGTTGATGCTGCAACTCAGTCCAACCAGAGGAGCAGGAACATCCAGACGAGGAAAAATAGCAACGTTCCCTCAAAAAGAGAAGAATTACATGATGGACTTTCAGAGGATACTCAAATGGATGAAGCCGGAATGGATGATGTTGAAAAAGAAAAACCGAAGGGTAAAAAGAGTCCTGAGGAGGTATTAGCTG CCAAGGCAAAGAAGGCAGCCGAGAAAGAAGCCAAAGCCAAGAAACCGAAACCGACAAAGAAACCCAAAGCCCCAAAACCAACAAAGAAACCAAAACCAACAAAGAAACCCAAAGCACCAAAGCCCACCAAGAAACCAAAGGGACTGAAGCCCACCACGACACCAAAGAGCAAAGAAACGTCAGTAACCAGAAAGCCATCGATGGTGGAAGAAGAAGAGAAGGCCATAG TGTTTCCAACAGAATCATCAAAGAAGACTGAAATAAAGTCAGATGATG tAGACATTCAGAGCAAGAAAGAAGACACGACACCTCCACTAAGCAAAGCACATGACCCTGATTACTGGGATGCGAGAT ATGAAGTAACAGAGCCGGACCTCATTCCTAAACCTGACAAAAAGCCCCCGGGTGGCATTGATGACCCATCTATATACTTACCTATCCCAG AGGAAACCAGCAGCTCCCCCCCAACAGTTGCCGCCTGGTATGAAGAATATGATTACCCCGACC TGGCTGCAAAGAAGCTGGAGGAGGAGatggagaaagaaagaaaggccAGAGAGGAGAAGG CAGAAAAACTTCGGAAAATGTGggaagaggaagaggaggagaaaAAAAAGCAAACGCTTCCTCTGGCTGAGCCAAAGA AATGTCCTCCTCTCGGTCTGGAATCCCATCGGGTGGAAGATGATCAGATAATGGCATCTTCGTCATCTCATCATGGATTTTCAGCCCTAAGAGGACGTCTGAACATGCAG AGTTCAGCGGATGAGGAAGATGTTTACGGTGGAGCGTGGTGTGCTGACACAGAGGAGAAGGAGCACTGGTTTCAGCTGGACGCCCGACGTGAGGTCGAGTTTACGGGAATCATCACACAGGGCAGAAACTCTGAGTCAAATAA TGATTTTGTTTCGTCATACTATGTGGGCTTCAGTAATGACAGCCGTGATTGGACGATGCTTCATGACGGTTATGCCGAATGG CTCTTTTATGGGAATGTGGATAAGGAGACGCCTGTGATGAACgagttctcgtataccgtggtGGCGCGTTACATCCGTGTCTTCCCGCAGAGCTGGAACGGCAGCTTGTGTATGAGATTGGAGGTGCTTGGATGCCAAGTACCCA CGAGTTATCTGACTGAGAACGAAGTGCAGCCCACCGATGACCTAGATTACAGACATCACAACTACAAAGAGATGAGACAG ATGATGAAGGTGATAAACGAAGAATGTCCCAACATCACCAGAATATATAACATTGGCAAAAGCTCTCAAGGGCTGAAGATGTACGCCATGGAGATCTCAGATAACCCTGGGGAACATGAAAGAG GTGAGCCAGAATTTCGTTACACCGCAGGGCTTCATGGGAATGAGGTTCTGGGTCGGGAACTTTTGCTCCTCCTGATGCAGTTCATATGTAAAGAATACAACGATGACAACCCGCGAATCCGACGCCTCGTGGAGGGAGTTCGCATTCACCTTGTGCCGTCACTCAACCCTGATGCCTACGAACTCGCCTATGAAATG GGCTCTGAAATGGGAAACTGGGCTTTGGGCCATTGGACAGAGGAAGGCTATGACATTTTCCAGAACTTCCCAGATCTGAACAGTATTCTGTGGGGTGCGGAGGACAGGGGATGGGTGCCGCGGATTATTCCAAATCACCATATTCCCATTCCGGAAAATTTCCTTAATGGTTCT GTTGCTGTTGAAACCAAAGCCATTATCGGGTGGATGGAGAGGACACCGTTTGTTCTGGGGGCAAACCTTCAGGGCGGGGAGAAGATCGTCGTCTACCCCTTCGACATGCAGCGTCCACCCCGGGCCGCAGGAGCCGATGGCAGGGGGAGTCAACCGAGGCTGGAGTATCACCAGATGAATGAAGAGACGTGGGCCAGGATCCAACGTCAGAATGAGGGCGCTCTGCGTGAGACCGCCGATGAAAACCTCTTCCGCTGGTTGGCCATGACGTACGCTCACAGTCATCTCACCTTGACGGAGACCCAGCGTGGTTCTTGTCACACAGATGACATCACAGGCGGCCAGGGCATCATCAACCGTGCCAGCTGGAAACCTGTTGTGGGCA GCATGAATGACTTCAGCTATTTGCACACAAACTGTTTCGAGATCTCCATCTTTCTGGGCTGTGATAAATTCCCTCACGAGTCTGAACTGGCGATGGAGTGGGAAAACAATCGAGAAGCTCTTCTGGCTTTTATCGAACAG GTGCACCGTGGTATCAAAGGGGTTGTGAGAGACATAGATGGAAATCTTGTAGCAAATGCAACAGTGTCTGTGGAGGGCATCAAACATGACGTCAAAACAG cTGCAACTGGTGACTACTGGAGACTTCTGAACCCAGGCGAGTATCGTGTTACGGCGAGGGCAGACGGGTACTCTTCGCAGACTCGTCTTTGCATTGTGGGCTACGACGCCAACGCATCGCCCTGCAGCTTCACTTTAACCAAATCCAACTGGGATCGGATTCGACAGATCATGGCTCAGACTGGGAAGAGGCCAAGGGTGGTCACCAGCAGCACGAGAGGCACAAACAGCCGTGTCAGTGTTAAAGGGAGTACAGGGTCCACCACGGGCCCCCAGAATGAACGTCTGCGCCGACTACGTCTGATGCGTCTGCGCAAGCTACGACTGGAGAGGATGAAGGCCAGTACGACCACAGTGGCCACCACAACGACTACGACTACCACCCGTCCACCCACCACCACAACAACGTCCACAGAAGAGGCAACAACCTCGTGGTATGATTCGTGGTTCGGCGGGGACGGTGCCACCACTCAAGACTATAACTTTGAGTACAGAATCGATGATTATTAG
- the aebp1a gene encoding adipocyte enhancer-binding protein 1 isoform X2, with protein MRTLRVSLCAAVLGLCWIVILVINVELVDAATQSNQRSRNIQTRKNSNVPSKREELHDGLSEDTQMDEAGMDDVEKEKPKGKKSPEEVLAAKAKKAAEKEAKAKKPKPTKKPKAPKPTKKPKPTKKPKAPKPTKKPKGLKPTTTPKSKETSVTRKPSMVEEEEKAIVFPTESSKKTEIKSDDDIQSKKEDTTPPLSKAHDPDYWDARYEVTEPDLIPKPDKKPPGGIDDPSIYLPIPEETSSSPPTVAAWYEEYDYPDLAAKKLEEEMEKERKAREEKAEKLRKMWEEEEEEKKKQTLPLAEPKKCPPLGLESHRVEDDQIMASSSSHHGFSALRGRLNMQSSADEEDVYGGAWCADTEEKEHWFQLDARREVEFTGIITQGRNSESNNDFVSSYYVGFSNDSRDWTMLHDGYAEWLFYGNVDKETPVMNEFSYTVVARYIRVFPQSWNGSLCMRLEVLGCQVPTSYLTENEVQPTDDLDYRHHNYKEMRQMMKVINEECPNITRIYNIGKSSQGLKMYAMEISDNPGEHERGEPEFRYTAGLHGNEVLGRELLLLLMQFICKEYNDDNPRIRRLVEGVRIHLVPSLNPDAYELAYEMGSEMGNWALGHWTEEGYDIFQNFPDLNSILWGAEDRGWVPRIIPNHHIPIPENFLNGSVAVETKAIIGWMERTPFVLGANLQGGEKIVVYPFDMQRPPRAAGADGRGSQPRLEYHQMNEETWARIQRQNEGALRETADENLFRWLAMTYAHSHLTLTETQRGSCHTDDITGGQGIINRASWKPVVGSMNDFSYLHTNCFEISIFLGCDKFPHESELAMEWENNREALLAFIEQVHRGIKGVVRDIDGNLVANATVSVEGIKHDVKTAATGDYWRLLNPGEYRVTARADGYSSQTRLCIVGYDANASPCSFTLTKSNWDRIRQIMAQTGKRPRVVTSSTRGTNSRVSVKGSTGSTTGPQNERLRRLRLMRLRKLRLERMKASTTTVATTTTTTTTRPPTTTTTSTEEATTSWYDSWFGGDGATTQDYNFEYRIDDY; from the exons ATGCGGACATTGAGGGTTTCTCTGTGTGCTGCTGTGCTCGGCCTGTGCTGGATTGTGATACTTGTGATTAATGTTGAATTAGTTGATGCTGCAACTCAGTCCAACCAGAGGAGCAGGAACATCCAGACGAGGAAAAATAGCAACGTTCCCTCAAAAAGAGAAGAATTACATGATGGACTTTCAGAGGATACTCAAATGGATGAAGCCGGAATGGATGATGTTGAAAAAGAAAAACCGAAGGGTAAAAAGAGTCCTGAGGAGGTATTAGCTG CCAAGGCAAAGAAGGCAGCCGAGAAAGAAGCCAAAGCCAAGAAACCGAAACCGACAAAGAAACCCAAAGCCCCAAAACCAACAAAGAAACCAAAACCAACAAAGAAACCCAAAGCACCAAAGCCCACCAAGAAACCAAAGGGACTGAAGCCCACCACGACACCAAAGAGCAAAGAAACGTCAGTAACCAGAAAGCCATCGATGGTGGAAGAAGAAGAGAAGGCCATAG TGTTTCCAACAGAATCATCAAAGAAGACTGAAATAAAGTCAGATGATG ACATTCAGAGCAAGAAAGAAGACACGACACCTCCACTAAGCAAAGCACATGACCCTGATTACTGGGATGCGAGAT ATGAAGTAACAGAGCCGGACCTCATTCCTAAACCTGACAAAAAGCCCCCGGGTGGCATTGATGACCCATCTATATACTTACCTATCCCAG AGGAAACCAGCAGCTCCCCCCCAACAGTTGCCGCCTGGTATGAAGAATATGATTACCCCGACC TGGCTGCAAAGAAGCTGGAGGAGGAGatggagaaagaaagaaaggccAGAGAGGAGAAGG CAGAAAAACTTCGGAAAATGTGggaagaggaagaggaggagaaaAAAAAGCAAACGCTTCCTCTGGCTGAGCCAAAGA AATGTCCTCCTCTCGGTCTGGAATCCCATCGGGTGGAAGATGATCAGATAATGGCATCTTCGTCATCTCATCATGGATTTTCAGCCCTAAGAGGACGTCTGAACATGCAG AGTTCAGCGGATGAGGAAGATGTTTACGGTGGAGCGTGGTGTGCTGACACAGAGGAGAAGGAGCACTGGTTTCAGCTGGACGCCCGACGTGAGGTCGAGTTTACGGGAATCATCACACAGGGCAGAAACTCTGAGTCAAATAA TGATTTTGTTTCGTCATACTATGTGGGCTTCAGTAATGACAGCCGTGATTGGACGATGCTTCATGACGGTTATGCCGAATGG CTCTTTTATGGGAATGTGGATAAGGAGACGCCTGTGATGAACgagttctcgtataccgtggtGGCGCGTTACATCCGTGTCTTCCCGCAGAGCTGGAACGGCAGCTTGTGTATGAGATTGGAGGTGCTTGGATGCCAAGTACCCA CGAGTTATCTGACTGAGAACGAAGTGCAGCCCACCGATGACCTAGATTACAGACATCACAACTACAAAGAGATGAGACAG ATGATGAAGGTGATAAACGAAGAATGTCCCAACATCACCAGAATATATAACATTGGCAAAAGCTCTCAAGGGCTGAAGATGTACGCCATGGAGATCTCAGATAACCCTGGGGAACATGAAAGAG GTGAGCCAGAATTTCGTTACACCGCAGGGCTTCATGGGAATGAGGTTCTGGGTCGGGAACTTTTGCTCCTCCTGATGCAGTTCATATGTAAAGAATACAACGATGACAACCCGCGAATCCGACGCCTCGTGGAGGGAGTTCGCATTCACCTTGTGCCGTCACTCAACCCTGATGCCTACGAACTCGCCTATGAAATG GGCTCTGAAATGGGAAACTGGGCTTTGGGCCATTGGACAGAGGAAGGCTATGACATTTTCCAGAACTTCCCAGATCTGAACAGTATTCTGTGGGGTGCGGAGGACAGGGGATGGGTGCCGCGGATTATTCCAAATCACCATATTCCCATTCCGGAAAATTTCCTTAATGGTTCT GTTGCTGTTGAAACCAAAGCCATTATCGGGTGGATGGAGAGGACACCGTTTGTTCTGGGGGCAAACCTTCAGGGCGGGGAGAAGATCGTCGTCTACCCCTTCGACATGCAGCGTCCACCCCGGGCCGCAGGAGCCGATGGCAGGGGGAGTCAACCGAGGCTGGAGTATCACCAGATGAATGAAGAGACGTGGGCCAGGATCCAACGTCAGAATGAGGGCGCTCTGCGTGAGACCGCCGATGAAAACCTCTTCCGCTGGTTGGCCATGACGTACGCTCACAGTCATCTCACCTTGACGGAGACCCAGCGTGGTTCTTGTCACACAGATGACATCACAGGCGGCCAGGGCATCATCAACCGTGCCAGCTGGAAACCTGTTGTGGGCA GCATGAATGACTTCAGCTATTTGCACACAAACTGTTTCGAGATCTCCATCTTTCTGGGCTGTGATAAATTCCCTCACGAGTCTGAACTGGCGATGGAGTGGGAAAACAATCGAGAAGCTCTTCTGGCTTTTATCGAACAG GTGCACCGTGGTATCAAAGGGGTTGTGAGAGACATAGATGGAAATCTTGTAGCAAATGCAACAGTGTCTGTGGAGGGCATCAAACATGACGTCAAAACAG cTGCAACTGGTGACTACTGGAGACTTCTGAACCCAGGCGAGTATCGTGTTACGGCGAGGGCAGACGGGTACTCTTCGCAGACTCGTCTTTGCATTGTGGGCTACGACGCCAACGCATCGCCCTGCAGCTTCACTTTAACCAAATCCAACTGGGATCGGATTCGACAGATCATGGCTCAGACTGGGAAGAGGCCAAGGGTGGTCACCAGCAGCACGAGAGGCACAAACAGCCGTGTCAGTGTTAAAGGGAGTACAGGGTCCACCACGGGCCCCCAGAATGAACGTCTGCGCCGACTACGTCTGATGCGTCTGCGCAAGCTACGACTGGAGAGGATGAAGGCCAGTACGACCACAGTGGCCACCACAACGACTACGACTACCACCCGTCCACCCACCACCACAACAACGTCCACAGAAGAGGCAACAACCTCGTGGTATGATTCGTGGTTCGGCGGGGACGGTGCCACCACTCAAGACTATAACTTTGAGTACAGAATCGATGATTATTAG